In Phlebotomus papatasi isolate M1 chromosome 1, Ppap_2.1, whole genome shotgun sequence, the following proteins share a genomic window:
- the LOC129798346 gene encoding integrator complex subunit 15: MWIVLIFYEANCFRFWCISWSKMAHGGSSKRDYHKVDYTVRIRDTLQRIESMLNSRSKQEHTMELIAEIFCEKSPREMDVRKAQTQLLPATLTLIQELQLVVILCEYFQSPGPEATRNAMFLSLFASPTSITRINVLVKLVSTSVSALIAPLLCAAGTWMQQLGCTSQSSLDLAQNLVTDFIVFAQKASEQLKFLPQVAPRFTANTITAVAELYLNEMHDSRSVPPPILLDTFTEWVSSNPELCLASQKPLVLPSGAIAMPVLTPLAGLIRWCVLAPLMDPAKSYSRLHLAIIQTMQQTPPPIGSPTVINAQHLCLIVATLEGKYLQIKRPENYSKTAEERFQLCLERFAQAVQVALSSHCVYGSIPQLLCRLEALPQSTLMQMVIKSNRNT, from the exons atgtggattgttttgattttttacgaGGCGAATTGTTTTAGATTTTGGTGCATTTCCTGGTCAAAAATGGCTCATGGAGGCTCTTCTAAACGTGATTATCACAAAGTGGACTACACTGTGAGAATACGGGATACACTCCAGCGGATAG AGTCAATGCTGAACTCCCGGAGCAAGCAGGAGCACACAATGGAACTGATTGCTGAGATCTTCTGTGAGAAATCTCCAAGGGAGATGGATGTGAGGAAGGCACAGACACAGCTACTCCCCGCTACATTGACTTTGATCCAGGAACTTCAGTTGGTGGTGATTCTGTGCGAGTATTTTCAGAGTCCCGGTCCGGAAGCCACGCGAAATGCCATGTTTCTGTCCCTTTTTGCCAGTCCCACGTCCATCACTCGCATTAATGTCCTCGTGAAGCTGGTCAGTACGTCAGTATCTGCCCTGATAGCGCCACTCCTTTGCGCTGCAGGCACCTGGATGCAGCAACTCGGCTGCACATCCCAGTCCAGCCTCGATTTGGCTCAGAATCTTGTCACGGACTTCATTGTGTTCGCCCAGAAGGCGTCTGAGCAGCTGAAGTTCCTTCCTCAGGTGGCTCCACGCTTCACAGCGAACACAATAACCGCCGTGGCGGAACTCTATCTCAATGAAATGCATGACAGCCGATCTGTTCCTCCTCCCATCCTTCTGGACACTTTCACTGAATGGGTATCGAGCAATCCAGAGCTGTGCCTGGCTTCCCAGAAGCCTCTGGTTCTTCCATCAGGCGCCATCGCAATGCCAGTCCTCACTCCCCTGGCTGGACTTATACGCTGGTGCGTCCTGGCTCCGCTAATGGATCCCGCCAAGTCCTACAGTCGCCTCCATCTCGCCATCATTCAGACCATGCAACAGACTCCGCCTCCCATTGGCTCTCCCACCGTCATCAATGCACAGCACCTCTGCCTGATTGTCGCTACTCTCGAGGGAAAGTACCTGCAGATCAAGAGGCCAGAAAATTACTCCAAGACTGCAGAGGAACGCTTCCAGCTCTGCCTGGAGCGTTTCGCTCAGGCCGTGCAGGTTGCTCTGAGCTCTCACTGCGTCTACGGCAGCATTCCTCAGCTGCTGTGTCGCCTAGAAGCACTGCCGCAGAGCACCCTGATGCAGATGGTCATCAAGAGTAACAGGAATACGTGA
- the LOC129798341 gene encoding coiled-coil domain-containing protein 89-like — MADFPSQRTKNLFPNLKEELESAKAEAFAKKKELNKLLQYSSKAREQLAMCNFDLKDFKRSQNKILIMLDNIREMQFNRIKMVNVVEGLHNAQESQLKAKKEAVEAAASAITSTSQLLENERKKKDESANLLVNLKKAKDSLQQKLGFYERENAKMTEETKDLQQVLEEEETLKLKIAEQLEMSKVLTEKIGPLKQHYAEIDAAAAAKTNEMTAKIQRTHAETAQLQQTLNDQHKEQKQIFLNYFAEMEGLKELKQKSEDLGKEVLERERAYMKRKAELKEVNEKLNMSVENEEVELNVLEEKVKQMRERDDEVQKKIKDVDFEKVQENIKILQERNEELDMEIAERKIQKPEKNKDVNETVSQKTSDSSKVTNWLRSITSPDSLANNSVVSRRMERFSTSTTSHYSFEGNDQEDTCEVSSTYVRDIDLFD; from the exons ATGGCGGATTTTCCTTCTCAGCGTACCAAGAATTTGTTTCCGAACTTGAAGGAGGAACTTGAATCTGCAAAAGCCGAAGCTTTCGCTAAGAAAAAAGAATTGAATAAGCTGCTGCAATATTCAAGCAAAGCAAGAGAGCAGCTCGCAATGTGTAACTTTGATTTGAAGGATTTCAAGAGATCGCAGAACAAAATTCTGATTAT GTTGGATAATATCCGTGAAATGCAGTTCAACAGGATAAAAATGGTTAACGTGGTTGAGGGATTACATAACGCCCAGGAGAGTCAGCTGAAGGCCAAGAAGGAAGCTGTTGAAGCAGCAGCGAGTGCTATTACTTCGACTTCTCAGCTCCTGGAGAACGAGCGGAAGAAGAAGGATGAGAGCGCTAATTTACTGGTAAACTTGAAGAAAGCAAAGGATAGTCTCCAGCAAAAGCTGGGATTCTATGAGAGAGAGAATGCCAAGATGACTGAAGAGACGAAGGACTTGCAGcaagttctggaagaggaagaaACCCTCAAGTTGAAGATCGCGGAACAGCTTGAGATGAGTAAAGTTTTGACCGAAAAAATTGGTCCATTGAAGCAGCATTATGCTGAGATTGATGCTGCAGCTGCCGCAAAGACCAATGAGATGACAGCAAAGATTCAGAGAACCCATGCAGAAACTGCTCAGTTGCAGCAGACTCTCAATGATCAGCACAAGGAACAGAAGCAAATCTTCTTGAATTACTTTGCCGAGATGGAAGGCTTGAAGGAGCTGAAGCAGAAGTCTGAGGACCTGGGCAAGGAGGTGCTGGAGCGAGAGAGAGCTTATATGAAAAGGAAGGCTGAGCTTAAGGAAGTCAATGAGAAACTCAATATGAGTGTTGAAAACGAAGAGGTGGAGCTGAACGTCCTCGAGGAGAAGGTCAAGCAAATGAGGGAGCGAGATGATGAAGTGCAGAAGAAGATAAAAGATGTTGATTTCGAGAAAGTGCAGGAAAACATTAAAATACTGCAGGAGAGAAATGAGGAGCTAGATATGGAAATTGCTGAAAGGAAGATCCAGAAGCCAGAAAAAAATAAGGATGTCAATGAAACCGTATCCCAGAAAACTTCTGATTCTTCCAAAGTCACCAATTGGCTGAGGTCCATTACTAGCCCAGATTCATTGGCAAACAATTCTGTGGTCAGTCGTCGAATGGAGAGGTTTTCCACTTCAACTACTTCACATTACTCCTTTGAG GGAAATGACCAAGAAGATACTTGCGAAGTTTCTTCCACTTACGTGCGGGACATCGatctatttgattaa